In Kineococcus rhizosphaerae, the following proteins share a genomic window:
- a CDS encoding VOC family protein — protein MPVTGPDFISLQTRDLAAAQAFYERYLGLVRSPAGPPHAVVFDTAPVTFALRDVIPGTDLSSGERPGLGVALWLHATDVQEIHDALAADGHRIVSAPVDGPFGRTFTFADPDGYHVTLHDRA, from the coding sequence GTGCCGGTCACCGGTCCCGACTTCATCTCGCTGCAGACCCGCGACCTGGCTGCGGCGCAGGCGTTCTACGAGCGCTACCTCGGCCTGGTGCGCTCCCCCGCCGGCCCCCCGCACGCCGTCGTCTTCGACACCGCCCCCGTGACCTTCGCGCTGCGCGACGTCATCCCCGGCACCGACCTGTCCTCGGGGGAACGACCCGGCCTCGGGGTGGCGCTGTGGCTGCACGCCACGGACGTCCAGGAGATCCACGACGCGCTCGCCGCGGACGGTCACCGGATCGTCTCGGCTCCCGTCGACGGTCCCTTCGGGCGGACGTTCACGTTCGCCGACCCCGACGGGTACCACGTGACGCTGCACGACCGCGCCTGA
- a CDS encoding MarR family winged helix-turn-helix transcriptional regulator, whose amino-acid sequence MSQESPAPGTEAGIDLPTSLGYLLKEASSALRTALDDVLRPLGMSVTRYSCLELLAQRPGLSNSDLARGAFVTRQSMNVLLQTLEREGLVTRPAQALVGKVLPAELTPAGRDALRAATAAVRSVEFRMLSRLSPQQQAQAFSALRAMVDALHDESPG is encoded by the coding sequence ATGAGTCAAGAGAGTCCCGCGCCGGGGACCGAGGCGGGGATCGACCTGCCGACCTCGCTCGGCTATCTGCTGAAGGAGGCCTCCAGCGCGCTGCGCACCGCCCTGGACGACGTCCTGCGCCCGCTCGGGATGAGCGTGACCCGCTACTCGTGCCTGGAACTGCTCGCCCAGCGACCCGGGCTGTCGAACTCCGACCTGGCCCGCGGGGCCTTCGTCACCCGGCAGTCCATGAACGTGCTCCTGCAGACCCTCGAGCGCGAGGGTCTCGTCACCCGCCCGGCGCAGGCACTCGTCGGCAAGGTCCTGCCCGCCGAACTCACCCCCGCCGGTCGCGACGCCCTGCGGGCGGCGACCGCGGCGGTCCGTTCCGTCGAGTTCAGGATGCTGTCCCGGCTCAGCCCGCAGCAGCAGGCGCAGGCGTTCAGCGCGCTGCGCGCCATGGTCGACGCCCTGCACGACGAGAGCCCGGGGTGA